A single region of the Labeo rohita strain BAU-BD-2019 chromosome 3, IGBB_LRoh.1.0, whole genome shotgun sequence genome encodes:
- the LOC127163257 gene encoding sialic acid-binding Ig-like lectin 12 gives MKLTAVQHETCLVLIFVLQLWIGSSNGLLLPGGDYDFELRLEKSFITAAAGCAQIPCAFTIPVRVYPVQKIWFRGSPEFPLSPPMVEEQANLMWPLRSPEHECSIILWDFSGHERIEEYGLMLKWGTNETHIYDERITVSYSTAKLNISLNTEALVAGQQTYIYCRFPDLCLGSYPKVTWTGLGSKKHLDVGYPRKMNNYLIYSQQLLYTAAPRDHQAEITCEATFGKNLSANGTMTLTVHSHPQILNSSACSLQKVLLTCVCVSQGVPLPDIHWPLQSNADSNIVRTSDGHITVRSTYTMTVEDLTSISSPVCVSKNKLGQTKMTLPVNINKVKEAA, from the exons ATGAAGTTAACAGCTGTTCAACATGAGACATGTCTGGTTTTGATCTTTGTTTTACAGCTTTGGATTGGATCAAGTAATGGGTTGCTCCTTCCAGGAG GCGACTATGACTTTGAATTGCGACTGGAAAAGAGCTTCATCACTGCCGCAGCAGGATGTGCCCAGATCCCCTGTGCATTTACTATTCCAGTGAGAGTGTATCCTGTCCAAAAGATCTGGTTCAGAGGCAGCCCTGAGTTTCCCCTAAGCCCACCAATGGTGGAGGAACAGGCCAATCTAATGTGGCCACTACGTTCCCCTGAACATGAATGCAGCATTATTCTGTGGGACTTCAGTGGGCATGAAAGAATCGAAGAGTACGGTCTGATGTTAAAATGGGGAACAAAtgaaacacacatttatgaCGAAAGAATTACAGTGTCTTATTCTACTG CAAAACTGAACATCAGTCTAAACACTGAGGCCCTTGTAGCTGGACAGCAGACTTATATATATTGCAGATTTCCAGATCTCTGCCTCGGTAGTTATCCGAAGGTAACCTGGACGGGACTCGGTTCAAAGAAGCATTTAGATGTTGGATATCCCAggaaaatgaataattatttgATATACAGCCAACAGCTCTTGTACACGGCCGCCCCTAGGGATCACCAGGCAGAGATCACATGCGAAGCTACGTTTGGGAAAAATCTGAGCGCCAATGGTACCATGACTTTGACAGTTCACT CTCATCCTCAGATACTGAACAGCTCTGCATGCTCTCTGCAAAAGGTTCTGCtcacttgtgtgtgtgtcagtcagGGTGTGCCTTTGCCTGATATTCACTGGCCTCTACAAAGCAACGCTGATTCTAACATAGTCAGAACATCAGACGGTCACATCACTGTAAGAAGCACCTACACAATGACTGTTGAGGACCTTACCAGCATCAGTTCACCAGTGTGTGTCAGCAAAAATAAACTTGGTCAGACAAAGATGACTCTTCCAGTAAATATCAATAAGG TAAAAGAGGCAGCATAA